The sequence below is a genomic window from Treponema primitia ZAS-1.
CGGTAAATATCGGCTTTTCCAATAACCAGCCCAAGGTGGAGATCGAAATTCTCAACGACTTTGTCTCCCGGAATTTCGCCGGGATCATCCTTATCAGCTGTATGTCCAACGATACCCAGTATTTTGAAAAGCTCCTTTCCCACCGCATCCCGGTGGTTTTTATCGAGCGGCGGCCCCTGAATCCGGACATCAACTTTGTGGGGATTACCAATAAAAAGACCATGAGCTACCTTACGGAACAGCTCTATTCCCAGGGCTACCGGGACATATCCCTCTATTGCGGGTCCCCGGGGATGAGCAGCGAAAGCGATTGTGTCGGGGCCTTCCGGGAATTCTGCCAGAAAAAGAAAGTCCGGGCGGAGGATCACATAAACTACACCAATATGTCAAAGGAGGACGCTTTCCGGGTTGCCCTTGTTAAATTGTACGATAACCCGAAACCGGAGGCGATCATCGCCACGTCGGGGAATATTGCCCAGGGGATACAGGAAAGCGCCAAGGTTTTGGGATTATCACTGGAGGGGAGTATTATCATCGCCTTTTCCGAAGAAACCTGGATGGATACCCAATACCGGTCCGCCCTGGGAACTTCCCGGCCCGCCTTCAAACTTGGAGCAGCCGGGGCGTCCCTGCTCCTGCGGCACATAAACGAAGAGCTCCCCCATGAATCCATTCTGCTGGATGATAATTGTATTAAAACCGGCCTCAGCATTCCTCCCTTTCAGCCCCAGGAAGAACCGGTAGAAAAGGGAGATATACAGGAACTTTCCCTGCTCATGGAGGACAGCCCCTTTACCCAGGCGGTAAAGATACTGTCGAGAAAATTCCGCAACGATTACGGCATAGCTCTGAACATAGAAACCGAAAGCCAGAGCAGACTACCCGAACGGATTATAGAAGATGCCCTATCAAAGGATCCCCGGTTTGATGTATACATGTTCGATATGCCCTGGCTCAATTTTCTGGTGCAGAATAATTTTCTTGAGGACCTGACCGATTTTATTACCGAGGACCGGAATTTTTTCAATTCCATACTCCGGGAAAACCTTAAGGATTCCCTGTACCAGAACCGGTATTACAGCGTTCCCTTTATCGGTGGCGCACAGATACTGTTCTACCGGAACGACCTCTTTGAGGACCCCCTGATAGGAAAGGATTTCTACACCAAGCATGGGTACAAGCTGCAGCCCCCACGGACCTGGGCAGAATTCAACGCCGTGGCTTCCTTCTTTACCCGGGAACACAATCCAAACTCGCCGGTGGAATACGGGACCAGCTGTCCGGGAATTATAGCCGAAGAATTCTGCCCGGAAATTTACAACCGTATCTGGGGTTTTAACGGAACCATGTTCAGCAATAAGACCCTCCCCTGTTTTAATACAGAAAATAACCGAAGGGCCTTTAAAAATCTTATTGAATTACAGCCCTGTACCTCCCGTCCAATTTTGGAGACCAGCATCAACAATACCCTGGAGGATTTTTCAACCGGTAAGACCGCCATGCTGGTAACCTATACTTCATATGCGTCGCAGATAATGAACGCCATCAATCAGCAGATCTACGGGAAGCTGGGGTTTACCTTCGTTCCCCGCAGAACCTCTATTGCGGTGGGCTGGAATTTGGGACTCAACATCTTTTCAAAAAAGAAGGACATTGCCCTGCAATTTTTTAAGTGGCTCTACCGCAAGGATCTGAACTACTACCTTACCATCCTGGACGGCCAGTCAACTTCGGTGTACCCCTACGAGAACAACGAACTTTTAAAGCTGTACCCCTGGATGCAGATAACCCTGGATAATTTTAAGTATGCCCGGAAACGGGTGGCGGGATCTAAGAAGAATTTTCTTACCATACCCTGGAATAAAATTGAAGATATTATCTATTTTAACACCAAACGGATGTTCGACCGCGTCCCGGTGGAACAATGCCTTTCGGATATTGATTACAGCCTGACCCAGCTCATGGCCGTCTACGGACATTTCCGAAGGGGAAACTAATATCTATTCTGTTTTTGGCGCAGCAGGATTACTGTGCGGCTTGTGTCTGCGGCGGCGGCGTTTTTTAGCGCCCCCTTCTCCGGCAGGGGATGTAACGGAAGGATGCGGGGGAAGTATGCCGGGACCCGGGAAATCGGGGGCGGCCAGGGGTTCACGATCCTGAACTTGGGGTTTGCCCCGGTCAAAAAAGCGGACCTTCTTTACGTTCTGGCCATGCTCAGCAAAAATAAGCCGTACCGCATGGTCCAGTTCCATCCGGGGAGGGTTCATGGGAAGGACGAACTGCCGGGCGGCCATGAAGGCGATCTTGTAGTTTTCCGTCAGTCCCTCGGCGTCCCAGTCAATAAAATCAACCAGATAATCCCGAATCAGGGCTGCCAGAGTTTCTCCGGGTTTCGGGTTTCCGTTCCGGCTCAATTCACCCAGACCCTTCAGATACCGGGACCGGAATTTTTCGCTTTCCTTCATCTGGCGCGAGGCATTGGGCTGGAGGTACCGGTAGAGGCCGAAGTATTCAAGGCTTTCTGTTATCTCTGCGGCACAGGGGGAATGGATGATCTTGAAGATCTCCTCCGTAAGCCGTGAGGGGGATACCGGAGCGAGCAGGGAAGCTTGTTTTTTTATTTTCCATCTCAGGGTAAGGGGGATTTTAAATCCCGTAGTGGCGGCGTACTTGACCGCCCGGATCATCCGCACCGGATCATCCTTAAAGATAAAGGACAGGGGGATGATGGGGCGTATCAGCTTATTCCGGATATCCTTCATGCCCCCCACATAGTCCACCACCACCTGTTTACCGGGATCATAAAAAAGGGCATTTATGGAAAAATCCCGGCGAAGCACATCCTCCTCTATGGTCCCGAAGGTATTGCTGGTGGAACCGTCCTTGAGGGAACGGAAGGTGGAAACTTCAAAAATTTTCGGACCAAAGTACACATGGACCAGCCTGAAACGGCGGCCTATAACCCGGGCGTTCCGGAATATCTTCTTGATCCTGGTGGGGCTGGCTTCGCTTACGATGTCAAAATCCTTAGGCTTTTTCCTCAGCATGAGGTCCCGAACCGCGCCGCCGACTATGTAGGTCTCAAAACCATTGGCCCGCAGCCGCTCGATGATATACACCGCATCACTGTCCACATCAGAAAAACTGATGCCGTGTTCGTTTTGTGTATAAACAATCGCTTTTTTAACGGGTTTGCCGTTCTTTTCCGCCCCATATCGGATGCGCAAGGGAGCCTCGCTTAGTTAACAGAATAAGGAATGATACACTAAAGATGCAGACACAAAATGATGATCATAGGTATACAAAAAAAACACGCCCCTGTCTATGGGCTGCCTAGTCTCGTCTATTGCGGCAGACGGGGGGTAAGCCAGCGGAGGATATTGCCCATCACTTCTTCCCGGTTGGTTTCGTTTAAGAGTTCATGCCGGGCATCGGGGTAGAGGACAAATTCCAAGTCGTGGATACCCATGGACCGGTAGGCGTTGATCAGGGCGGTGGGGCTTTTCCCCATATCCCCCACGGGATCGGCGCTGCCGCTAAAAATGTATATAGGCAGGGTCCGGGGGATACGTTCCATGGCTTGGGGCCGGTGTATCGCCCCAAGCGCCTGGATCAGGTCCCGGTAGAACCCGGAGGAACAGGTGTTTCCGCAGAGGGGATCCACCGCAAAGGCGTCGTTCTGTTTGTCATCCCGGGAAAGCCAATCATAGGGAGTCCGATTAGGGCGAAAAGGCTTATTATAGGCGCCATCCGCCAGGGCCACGGACAGACGGGAAGGCCGGCGGCTCCCCCGGAGCATGGCGATAAGGCCCATCAGGGGCGCCCCAAGGGTGATTTTCAGGCCATCGGGCCCCCGGGTTCCCGAAAGCAGGCACCCGGCCAGACGGTCACCGTGGGCTTCGATATAGGCTTGGGTTAGAAAGGAACCCCATGAATGACCCAGGATATACAGGGGGAGCTTGGGGTGGGCTTCCTTAACGGCATCAACCAGGATATTGATATCCGCAACTACCCGGAAAAAACCGTTCCTATCCGCACAATGCCCCAGGAGGCCTCCATTGCCGGGATCGTTCACCGTCCTATCGGCGGTCATGCCGTGTCCCCGGGCATCCGCCGCCCATACCTCAAAACCCGCTCCGGCTAACCGCAAAGCCAGGGGCTCATACCGGAGGGAATGTTCCGCCATTCCATGAACGATAAGCAATACCGCCCGGGCCGGTCCCTGGGGCACCCAGCGCCTAAGAAAAAGGCGGGCGCCGTCATCGCTTGTTACCCATTCTTCAACCATATGCTCTGAGTATAATCCCTATATTATAATCCTGACAATAGCGGTATAATATCCCCTCAATGGCAGTCGGTGAAATCTTTACCGCCCCGGTGGAGCATATTGCCTCAGGCGGCGCGGGTATCCTGAGTTTTCAGGGCAAACGAATTTTTATGGACCTCAGCGCTCCGGGGGATACCGTGACCGGCCGGATTACCCTGGAAAACCGCCACTGGGCCCGGGCCGAACTGGTGGAACTGTCCACAGCCTCCCCCCTCCGGGCTGAACCGGCCTGCCCCCTCTACGGGATATGCGGCGGCTGTTCCCTCCAGCACCTAAACTACGAAACTCAGCTTGCGGAAAAAACGCTTATACTCCGGGATGCCTTTACCCGCCTAGGCGGTATCCCCCTGCCCAATGAGATACCCCTTATCCCCTCCCCTCCCTGGGAATACCGGAACCGTATACAACTGCACCGTATTCCCAATCGTAAAGGGGGAAACGCCTTGGGCTTCAAGGCCCGCAAAAGCGATGCAATCATCCCCATTACGGACTGCCCCGTCTCCGATCCGGAACTCCGGGCGGTTCTCCGGGAAGCTTCCGCCCAGCCGCCCTCCGGCCAGGACCGGTTTACCCTCTATTCCCGAGGCAATACCCTGGTAAGCGAGGGGAGTATCCGGGGTAAAACCCAGCGCCGGGGCACCGTAATACTGCGTGGTAAGGAGATCCGCATGGACGCAGGGGTGTTTTTCCAGAGCAACGGCGCCATGCTGGAAAGGCTCATCGACGACCTGCTCAGTATTGCTGCGGAAGCGGATACGGGGCTCCCCATGGCGGATCTGTACTGCGGGGTGGGAACCTTCGCGGCCTTTCTGGGGAAACAATTTCCCCGCGCGGATCTGGTAGAGGAGAACCCGGAAGCCATAGTCCTGGCCCGGGAAAACACCCGGGGTATGGAAACCCGGCTCTTCGCCCAAACCGGGGATCTCTGGGTACAGGGCTGTAGTATGGATACCCGGTACGGCTTTATGGTAGCCGACCCGCCCCGCCAGGGTCTCTCCCCTGCCCTGCGCCGGGCCCTGGCCCAAAAGGGCCCCCCGGTTCTGGCCTATGTGTCCTGCGATCCCGCCACCCTGGCCCGGGACAGCGGGGAATTATTGGCCGGAGGCTACCGGCTGGATAGTCTCACGGGCTACGATTTTTATCCCCAGACCGCGCATATCGAAAGTTTAGCGGTGTTTACGCGATAAAGGCATTGAATGGATACAGAGGGTTGAAGAAACGAATATTGAAAGCCTGATGCGAACCACCTTGATAAGATGGTCTGAATTGGTCGCGCCCAAACCGCTGATTGTCCTATTTGGGCTTTTGGCAGACTAATTCCGAAGTGTGGGAACAGGCCGCAGACTACCAAGTGGTTCAAAAACGGAGATGTAACGGTGGTAGGGTGTTAAAGATTGGTCGACCCGGTAATAAAGAAATTAGTGCCGGGAAGCAAAATTTATAGAATTTTCTGTAATTTTGTTAAAAAATATCGAATAGCTCTAGCATAAAGTGGAATATTATATTATTTGTGTTATAGTATATATAAATTCATTAAAAATGCCTGTACTGCCTAAGCCTGATTATTAAAAAGAAGGAGTATCTATGAAAAGAAAGAATTTTTTGTCCTACGCTCTGGAGAACAAACCAAAGGTTGGTTTGTTGCTGGCTATTTTCGGCATGGCTCTCGCCGTCGGGACTTTTATTTCCTGTGAAAACGGCTTGGGTGGAGCGGTCGATTTGTCTGATCTCATAAAGACAGAAACCGTCGTCGTTACGAAACCCGGGGAAATTATCTATGAGACTCTACCCCCTGAGGATAACGGCAAACTAACGATTAAAAACACCACGGAAGGTCAAACCATCCATTTTATCCGGGTCAAATACCCCGATGAGACTTATAAAGTCATCCCCGCAAATGTTGGGACCGGGGAAGAAAAAGTACTTTCCCTTCCCGCCGGAGACTACGAGGTATCCATCAGTGAAGATGGCGTCCATTATTCAAGCGTAGAGACTCTTGCCATTGAGTCAATCACCGACGACCCGGTAGGTAAAACCTTGGATACCACGGATAATTTCAAGCCCCCCTTATGGTGGAAGACCGGCGGGCATAACGATTCGAGTGATCCCAAGTATGACCCTAATTACGACGAATGGAATCCTGATAACCCCGTTTCTCCCAATAAGGGAACCGACGGCGGGGGGACCGACGAAACTACCACCCAAAGGCCTTACCCTGGCCTGGGGTACCTGGAAGTTATAAATAACAGTAACTACCCGCTTGACATAATAAAAGTAACCTATTTCGCCTGGCCTGACGGTTCTACCGAAAATTTACCTGCAATCAGTTTGGAAAACCCCACGAACGAACTAACCTTTACCCTGGATCCGCAGCTTGAAAAGGAGCAGTCTATCATTTTAACCCTCCCCGCCGGAAGCTATAAGGTTGAATTAGGCTATAAAGGGGGTAATCAAAATCCTTCATGGCTTGGGAAAAGTGAAAATCTTGTAGAAGAGGGAAAAACATCCAAGGTAGAATTGAAATCCGAGGGTGGTAATAGCGGCGGCGGGACTACCGGGACTACCCCTCCGGCTGAAACAACAGGCTCCTATTACATAATCGTCAAAAATCAGTACAAAGACACGATTGTTAATGCAATCAACGTGTACCAGGTGCCCGGCAGCGCCCCCAACAATACTACCACGCTGGCCCCGAACCCCACGGGGATAGTAGTTACGCCTCCCCTTAACTTTGGGGATACCTACTACTACAAGGTCCCCACCACCGGCGAATACAAGGTACGGATGGGGTTCTACGATCCATCCAAGCCAAAGGGGCCGGGCAACCCGTTCTGGTATAACTCCCCCAGTGACGATACCGACCCGGATCACCCGGCCAGCTGGACGGAACCGGGAGATGTGATAACTGTGGGGAATGATCCTAATTTTAAGGAAACAAACAAGGATAACTCCACGGATTATTCGACGGGGGAAAATAATCCCGGAAAGAACACCGGGGAGAAACAGCCTGGCGCCTATTTTATAGCCGTCGAAAATAAATACTCGGGCAAGACGATTAATGTAATCAATGTGTATCAGGTGCCTGGCACCGCCCAGACCCCTATGGTTCCAAACCCCAGCGGCTTAGTATTTATCGATCCCCTTGCCTATGGCGAAACCTATTACCACCAGGTACCTTCAAAGGGAAGCTATAAGGTGCGTGTGGGGTACTACGATGAAACAAAGCCAATAGGGCCGGGCAATCCCGAGTGGTTCAACGCCTCCAACAATGATGCTGATCCTAATGACCCGGCCGATTGGGTCAACGAGCCTGTTGACAGGATTGTGGATACCCAGCCCAGTACCTATCATATAATCGTCATTAATCAATATCCGGGCACGTACATTAATGTAATTAACGTGTACCAGGTGCCCGGCATCGCCCAGACCCCTATGGTTCCAAACCCCAGCGGCCTGGTATTTATCAATCCCCCCCTTGCCTTTGGCGAAACCTATTACTACGAAGTCCCTTCAGCGGGAAGCTATAAGGTGCGTATGGGGTATTACGATCCAACAAAGCCAATAGGGCCGGGCAATCCCTGGTGGTACAACGCTTCCAACAATGATCTTGATCCTGGCGACCCGGCCGATTGGGTCAACGAGCCTAAAAATACCGTTGTTATCGGTACAAACCCGCCGTCTGTCGTGACAGACAATACGGGCGAGATAGATAACTCGAACGACCCCAACAACAAAGGCAAAATAACAGGGCCTGTAGCTACTCCGCATAAATGGGCATATTTAAAGGTAGTGAATACGGGCAAAAATAAAATCTATGCGGTGTTAGCCACCAATCGTTCAACGGATGATACGCTTCATCCGGCTGATGCTGCCCATGGTAATCAGCCCTGGTTTGACTACGGGGACGTGACGCCCCTCAAAGGGCAGACGGACATGACAAAATCCGCTGTGCGCAACCTGCTCCACAATTCTTCCACCCACCTCGGGACCAACGCGTATACCGAGGAAATGGAAGTCCCGCCCGGGGAAATGTATATCCATGTTTATCACAGCTCCGGTACCTCCAAGGTAGTTTATCATGAGCGCATAACGATAAATACCTACATTGATGTTTTGACCATCGTCAGCTTTAAGGATACAACCTGGGAGACATATCCGGAGTACACCACGCCGACGGCACTGCGGGATAACCCGGACTCCGTGGGTTCGGTAACTATTGTTAACCGTGAAAGCACGAAGGGCCATATACCAATTGAGCGGGTGCTTATCACCAATTACGCCGAAGCTGAAAAAGTGGTTGCTTTAACCGACATTAATTTAGGGCTTTATACTGCATACATTGACTGGAGAGAAGGCTATATGCCACAGAGCGATACACTACTAGCAGGAAAACCATACCCATCAAACAAAAAAGGTTCACCGAGATCCGACAAAATACCGAATGTCCTTTCGATGAACCAACACGTACCGCCGCAGTCTGCTATTAATGAAGGTTTGTTTAGTAACTGGAATGGTGATATGGTTGTTAATAAGAAGGTCGAAAAAGTATTCGGTGTACCGCAAAATAGTTCGATAACTTTCAACCTAAAACCGGGGCTCTACCGTATTGCTGTCCGTTCAGCCAAGGATGACCATTGGTACGGGGGGAAGACACTGTACTTCTGGAAAGCCGTTCATATCCGGGAGGGCGTGCCTACGGTACTCACCTATGACGGGTATCATCTTGAACCCTAGTTTTTTGAAGGAACTTTAGATTGAACCCAAAGGCCCTGGCTCATGCCAGGGCCTTTTTTAAAAGCCTAACAAAAATTGTAGTAAACTTCCGATACTGTATTATGAACCCAAAAACCCAGCTCTTCCTTTTCTGCGCCGTCCTCGGCCTTTTGTCCCCGGCCCTTGGGGCCCAGCAGGCGCCCGCTTGGCGTCAAGCCTTGGGGGGGGCGGTGATCGGCGCTCCCGCAGCCCAGGCGGAGTCGGTGGTGGCGATCTGCGATGGGGGAACTGTGGAAGCCTACAGCCGCCAGGGGATCCACCTTTGGAGCTTCAACGCCCGGGGCCGGCTAAGCCCCTACCTCACCAGATCACCGGAAGGGACCAGTTATGTATGCCGAACCAACGGGCTCCTTATCGCCCTAAACCGGATAGGCCGGGAAGTATGGCGGGTCAGCCTGGGAAGCCCCATCACAGCGCCGGTTCTGGTGGGCTGGGATGGGCGTATCTTCGTTCCCACGGCTACCCAAATCGCCTGTTATACCGCCTCGGGGTTTCTGCTCTGGTCGAAGCCCCTGAACGGCGCCCTTGCCCTTAAGCCCCAGCCGGATAAGCTGGGGGGTCTCCTCACGGTCCGCAGTGACGGGCAGCTCCTTATCCTGGGTCCCTACGGAAATGTTATATCCCGGCGGCTGAACGAAGTACCCGCCGCCGTTCTTCCCCTGGATGCCGCGGCCGCAAAGCTGCTGGCCCCCGGCGCCTCCAGGGCTGCCGTGGATATCGTGAAGGCCGCTGCCGAAGAGGCCGCCAAGCTTGCCGCCGAAGCCAAAGCCGCCGCAATCCGGGCTAAGGAGGCCGCCGATAGGGCCGCCGCCGCCGCTGCAGCCGCCCCCGCAAATAACGGAGCCCAGACCGCCGCCAAAAGCGCTGAGGAGGCTGCGGTTGTTGCCGCCCTAAACGCCGCTGAAAAGACACGGGCCGCTGAAGAAGCCGCCGCACGACGGCCCCCGGTATTCCGCGGGGATGAGCAGACCGTGCTGGTGATATATAAAAACGGTCAGGCCGAATCGATACGCTGGTACAACGACGGGGAAAGCGCCTTTGCTGCAAGCTTTCCCAGCCTTGGTTCCGCCCCGCTGGCGGCGGTAAACCGGGAGGACACCATTGGGGCCGCCATGGCAAACGGTAAGGTACTCCTCTTTTCCAGCCGAGGACGGGCCCTCTGGTCCGTGGACAGCCCCACCGGGGACAGTTCCCCCGAAGCTGCCGCAAACACATCCCTGCTCTACGATGAGCGGGGAATCTACGCCCTCACCAGGAACGGCGCCGCCGGATATGGGATCGACGGGAAGCAGCTCTGGACCCTACCGACCCAGGGAACGGCAAGCCCTCCGGCCTTTTCCGATGAGGGAATACTCTACTCCGGGGGCAGCGACTGGGTTCTCTATGCCTACCATATGGAGGATACGGTTAAAATCCGGAAACAGTCCATCTACGGGCCGGCGGCTGAGGGCAGCTACAGTAACGGCGATCCCCGGCCTTCGCCCTGGGCTGCGGACAATGACCGGTATGAACCGGCGGTAATGGGTGAACGGCTTGCTCTCATCTCCACCGCCATACGGAACGGCCAGGTGGGGGCCCGTGAACGGGACTACACAGCCTACCTGATGGAAGTAGCCGGAAGCTTGGCGGAGGCCCCGATGAACCAGTCTCTGCTCCATCCCCTGGTCCATGTTCATTATCGGGTGGAAGCGGCTCGGCTCCTATCCTATATCGGCTCCCGGGAAACCGTACCCTTCCTGGCGGATCTCTGCCGCAACGACCCGGACTCCGTGGTCAAATCCACCGCAGCGGAGGCTATCGGTTATATCGGGGTTGATCCCGAGGGAACTGCCTTTACCGCCTTTACCTACCTAATCTTCCCCCTAGCCCCCACCAGGGACGAGCGTCTCATGGCCGCCATAGCTGTAGCCACGGGCTCCCTCTGCCGCTTTTCCGGCCCCCCCTTAAGCGAAACCGGAACCCGGCTCCTGACCGCCCTGGCCAGCCTGGGCCCAAGCTTTGCCCAAGCCGTAGCCCGCAAGGAACTCCACTCCCTCTATTACTAAGCCGGGAACGTAGGCGCTATTGTAAACAATCCATTTTCCCACCATACTATAAGGAAAAGAGAGCCTGGACCTTTGGTCCGGGTTCGATGAATCCGAGGAGTGGTTATATGTTCCCGCATAGATATATATGCTTATGTACCCTGATATTGGCCCTGGTTCCCTTGGCGTCCCTCTTCCCGCAGGTTGATTCCGGAGAATTGTCGGCGGGGCAGGAACCGGTGGAATTCATTAACTATGAAGGACCCCAGAGCCGTATCGAAACCCGGGCGCAGATCCGGAGTATCGGGTTTGCCCTAGGCCAGGCTGTTCGGTCCGGCGCCTCCAACACCGGGGCCGGCAGCCGTTATTTTGTGATCCACTCGGTGAGCGATCCCGAGGGGACGAAGCTTGACGCTGATATTTTGGGACTCGGGCTTAATGTAGGGGTAGATCATATACGCAACCTCCGGCTGATCATCCAGGGCTACCTTGAAGGGGCTTACGCATACAGCGAGCGGGATGCCGCCACCCTGGCCCAGTTTATCACCATTTACAATGCGGTATTCCGCGGGAAATGGGAGTTCTGGAACTCGAAGTACAAAACACCGGTAATCGGAAACCTGACCCCGGAAAAAGTAGGGCTTTCCACCCGCTATGACCAGTGGCCGGGAAACGCACTAATAGTGATTCCCCTCCAAACCGCCCTGGCCGGTTCCCTCAGCGCCATTGATACCAGTACCCTGACCGAGGGCGAGGTGATCGACGAACTGCGCCAGGACGACGACCGGGGCATTCCCCCGCGGCGTGATATGGTTGATATCAAAGAACGGGAAGCCGACCAGGCGGAACAGAAGGCTGCGGAACAACGGCGGGATGTGGTTAAGGAAGAACAGGCCATTGTCCAGGACCGGCAGCAAAACGCCGAGGAGCGAAAGCAGATCGAAGAAGACCGGAAGCAGGTCCAGGAGGACAAGGAAGCCGGTAAGATAACGGAAGATGAAGCGAAGAAAACTGAGGATGAACTTGCCGCCCGGGAAGCCGCCTCTGACGAAAAGGAAGAGGAGTTAGCCCAGCGGGAAGAGGCGCTGGAAGAGAAGCGGGAAGAAGCCCAAAAGTCCGAGGAATTTGCGGAACAGAAATCCGCCGAAGCCCAGGCGGAACGGCAGGAAATAGCCCAGGATCAGCAGGGCATTATCAACCAGGAAGCCGCCCAGGAGCCCACAGGAATACTGGGGATGAACCTCTTAAACGCCGATTCCGCCCTGGGACGGCTTGTACGGCTTGCGGCCGATTCAGCGGAGGTACTTAAATCTTCCGCCATGAACAGCATCAATGCCCGGACCCTCACCCTTATTGACGGGAAAATCCTGGCGGTGGCCGGGGAAAACCGGGGAAACAGCGCCATACGGCTGGTGGAGATCAACCCCGCTACCCTGGAGATGGCCGCACAGGGGGACGACGATATCCACCCCCGGAGTCTCCTCTGGGTGAACGGTTCGGATATCTACGCCTTCACGGTTTCTGCGGAGGGCCTCTTCTTAGGCCGGTATAACACAAGCCTTGCCCGCCAGGCACGGTCAAGCGTCACGGTGCATCCCTTTGCTACGGTGACCTTCCATGATGATGTACTTGTTACTCAGAACACCGATGGTCAGGCGGTCGTTCTCAATGCTCAGAATCTGACCGAAAGGAAGTAGCACTTATGCAGAATGTAACGCCAGGAATGGTGTCGAAGTTTTTGAATCCCCTAACGGTTATTTTGATTGCCGTGGGGATCCTGGTGGTAGCATTATTGGGCACCAGCGTTTATATTGTGGACCAGACCGAAGAATCGGTCATAACCCGGTTCGGGAAGTTCCACAACATCAGCGGGCCGGGGCTCCATATCCGCCTGCCCTTTG
It includes:
- a CDS encoding PQQ-binding-like beta-propeller repeat protein, with the protein product MNPKTQLFLFCAVLGLLSPALGAQQAPAWRQALGGAVIGAPAAQAESVVAICDGGTVEAYSRQGIHLWSFNARGRLSPYLTRSPEGTSYVCRTNGLLIALNRIGREVWRVSLGSPITAPVLVGWDGRIFVPTATQIACYTASGFLLWSKPLNGALALKPQPDKLGGLLTVRSDGQLLILGPYGNVISRRLNEVPAAVLPLDAAAAKLLAPGASRAAVDIVKAAAEEAAKLAAEAKAAAIRAKEAADRAAAAAAAAPANNGAQTAAKSAEEAAVVAALNAAEKTRAAEEAAARRPPVFRGDEQTVLVIYKNGQAESIRWYNDGESAFAASFPSLGSAPLAAVNREDTIGAAMANGKVLLFSSRGRALWSVDSPTGDSSPEAAANTSLLYDERGIYALTRNGAAGYGIDGKQLWTLPTQGTASPPAFSDEGILYSGGSDWVLYAYHMEDTVKIRKQSIYGPAAEGSYSNGDPRPSPWAADNDRYEPAVMGERLALISTAIRNGQVGARERDYTAYLMEVAGSLAEAPMNQSLLHPLVHVHYRVEAARLLSYIGSRETVPFLADLCRNDPDSVVKSTAAEAIGYIGVDPEGTAFTAFTYLIFPLAPTRDERLMAAIAVATGSLCRFSGPPLSETGTRLLTALASLGPSFAQAVARKELHSLYY
- the pcnB gene encoding polynucleotide adenylyltransferase PcnB; the encoded protein is MRIRYGAEKNGKPVKKAIVYTQNEHGISFSDVDSDAVYIIERLRANGFETYIVGGAVRDLMLRKKPKDFDIVSEASPTRIKKIFRNARVIGRRFRLVHVYFGPKIFEVSTFRSLKDGSTSNTFGTIEEDVLRRDFSINALFYDPGKQVVVDYVGGMKDIRNKLIRPIIPLSFIFKDDPVRMIRAVKYAATTGFKIPLTLRWKIKKQASLLAPVSPSRLTEEIFKIIHSPCAAEITESLEYFGLYRYLQPNASRQMKESEKFRSRYLKGLGELSRNGNPKPGETLAALIRDYLVDFIDWDAEGLTENYKIAFMAARQFVLPMNPPRMELDHAVRLIFAEHGQNVKKVRFFDRGKPQVQDREPLAAPDFPGPGILPPHPSVTSPAGEGGAKKRRRRRHKPHSNPAAPKTE
- a CDS encoding extracellular solute-binding protein, translating into MVTIKDVAKQAGVSIATVSCALSGKKNVSHKARIRIMEAIEKLNYVPNESARKLRMHTSRDIGVLLTSIDDTYHSEIFKGITSVIQGNNFSVNIGFSNNQPKVEIEILNDFVSRNFAGIILISCMSNDTQYFEKLLSHRIPVVFIERRPLNPDINFVGITNKKTMSYLTEQLYSQGYRDISLYCGSPGMSSESDCVGAFREFCQKKKVRAEDHINYTNMSKEDAFRVALVKLYDNPKPEAIIATSGNIAQGIQESAKVLGLSLEGSIIIAFSEETWMDTQYRSALGTSRPAFKLGAAGASLLLRHINEELPHESILLDDNCIKTGLSIPPFQPQEEPVEKGDIQELSLLMEDSPFTQAVKILSRKFRNDYGIALNIETESQSRLPERIIEDALSKDPRFDVYMFDMPWLNFLVQNNFLEDLTDFITEDRNFFNSILRENLKDSLYQNRYYSVPFIGGAQILFYRNDLFEDPLIGKDFYTKHGYKLQPPRTWAEFNAVASFFTREHNPNSPVEYGTSCPGIIAEEFCPEIYNRIWGFNGTMFSNKTLPCFNTENNRRAFKNLIELQPCTSRPILETSINNTLEDFSTGKTAMLVTYTSYASQIMNAINQQIYGKLGFTFVPRRTSIAVGWNLGLNIFSKKKDIALQFFKWLYRKDLNYYLTILDGQSTSVYPYENNELLKLYPWMQITLDNFKYARKRVAGSKKNFLTIPWNKIEDIIYFNTKRMFDRVPVEQCLSDIDYSLTQLMAVYGHFRRGN
- a CDS encoding class I SAM-dependent RNA methyltransferase, whose amino-acid sequence is MAVGEIFTAPVEHIASGGAGILSFQGKRIFMDLSAPGDTVTGRITLENRHWARAELVELSTASPLRAEPACPLYGICGGCSLQHLNYETQLAEKTLILRDAFTRLGGIPLPNEIPLIPSPPWEYRNRIQLHRIPNRKGGNALGFKARKSDAIIPITDCPVSDPELRAVLREASAQPPSGQDRFTLYSRGNTLVSEGSIRGKTQRRGTVILRGKEIRMDAGVFFQSNGAMLERLIDDLLSIAAEADTGLPMADLYCGVGTFAAFLGKQFPRADLVEENPEAIVLARENTRGMETRLFAQTGDLWVQGCSMDTRYGFMVADPPRQGLSPALRRALAQKGPPVLAYVSCDPATLARDSGELLAGGYRLDSLTGYDFYPQTAHIESLAVFTR
- a CDS encoding alpha/beta hydrolase, producing the protein MVEEWVTSDDGARLFLRRWVPQGPARAVLLIVHGMAEHSLRYEPLALRLAGAGFEVWAADARGHGMTADRTVNDPGNGGLLGHCADRNGFFRVVADINILVDAVKEAHPKLPLYILGHSWGSFLTQAYIEAHGDRLAGCLLSGTRGPDGLKITLGAPLMGLIAMLRGSRRPSRLSVALADGAYNKPFRPNRTPYDWLSRDDKQNDAFAVDPLCGNTCSSGFYRDLIQALGAIHRPQAMERIPRTLPIYIFSGSADPVGDMGKSPTALINAYRSMGIHDLEFVLYPDARHELLNETNREEVMGNILRWLTPRLPQ